cctgaattcgttaatttttcctgtcaattcaaacgctctggtcacggcaaacttaACAGGAAtaaattgttaaactaaccgaaaaggcGCTACACAATCTTTAGTTTGTCCCTTCACCCATAAAtagtaagaaacaaagaaatcttcTACTAGGGGGGTAATTGTTCCAAGTTACAGGATTGTCCCAAGtctgcaaaccatagtattcatgtagacgTAGAGGGTCAAgaaatctttcaattgaggtataatagctcaccccctattccctatcaagaatttaggggtgatagcttcTACACCTAGGGTtaaggagatttcggcttacaattctgctcaaaatatgtccccctacgaataaaaattgacctgtttcggcattttctctgaaatcaccCTTGttgtgacataattggactagtaattttcaaattgtcaccctgtatataggtaTACCGCTTTTATCTTCATTTACATGCATTGTACATATGTAGTTATTACGAGGATagaaattttcagaaatgatcTTCGTAGGTACTGCGCCATTTTTCAGATTCTAAGGGGAGACCACGTGGCCTTTTCAGATGAAGATGAATTTTCCTGattttcttctctttttttAGCACATATGTTGCCAGGCACGGTTCTGTCTATCTTCCTGTTGAATTTCCTGATAGAGTTCGGCCACAGCTTGGCCATTGCCCTGCTGATTATATCAACCTTATGCGCGTCTTCAGCTGTGGTCACAACTTCCGTAAATCCTCAAGACCTTGCTCCGAATTTTGCAGGAACGCAGATTGGAATAATAGGATTTGTTGGGGCAACCGCTGGGTTCATTTATCCCAGTATGTTGGCTAAAATAACCGAAGAGAAGGTGAGAGGTGAATAAGTGACAGAGGCTTAGAATTATTGGTGGATTATTGGACTTAGATTTAGGAATTAGTCTTCAGGAAGTTTGAACAAACTCGCaccaataataataatcatcatAGTCAATTGGGATTTCTCTTGGTAACAGATGTTATATTTGTTCTGTTTCAGAGCGATCTCCTTCATTGGTCAATTCTCTTTGGAATAATTGGTGGTGTATACTTATTTACTGGATCTATGTTCATAATATTTGGTTCAACGTCTGTGCAGCCTTGGAATGAAAAAAAGGCTCAAACTGCGCAAAATGAGACATCGTGATgaatgtttcttttcatttcatttcctgaatgaagattcaataaataaaaatttgccaATTGTCGCATATCTTTCATTCAATGTATCACCTATAATAGACCTTAACCAGATACTTTTTTCCTagtgaaaaaatgaaataaaacgaatttgATTCTCAAATCTTCACATTCTTCACAGAATATCTAATTCATTTCATGACATGGGACTTATTGATATAGATTCTCATAAAATCTGTATGaaatcaaacaaaaattaaaattttaacaccCTTTGGTCATTTCCTGATCAATCTAATCTCTATCAGTCCTAACATTTCGTACTTATAAGAGTATAATTACCCAAAATTCTCGAAatataagaagaagaaaagtaTTTTCCGAAAAATTCACGAGGAAAGTAAAAATGTCTTATGACTTTTCAACGTTCCATAGAATGACGTAGGTTTTAACGCGAATATAACGAAATATGTAATAAAAGCCTAATTTGTTAAAAAGATGTGTCGCAAAATTCCAAGCAGGGCTTGGTTAGCCATGATGCTTTTCTGGGGAACCTTCGTAAATTACATGTTCAGGTCACACTACCAAATAAGCCTTCTTGCAATGATGGCACCAAGAAACAACGAAACTGTTCAGGATGTAAGTCAACGTTATTGACATTCCAATCTCGTGAAAACTGAACAAATTTATTGTTTCAGTATGGACCTCGCTATGACTGGTCATACGAGTGGGAACAACAGTCCATCAGTGCACTGTTTTATGGTCTAACGATCATTTCCATACCTGCAGGTTTATTCGTAACCTTCTTTGGACCTTTCAACGTTTTGGTATGGTCTTCTGTTATCATGGCAGTTTTATCTGGTTGTGTAGTGGTGATGGCTTACTACGTTGGACCTGGAGGTGTTTTTGCGATGAGGTTTTTTGTTGGAGTCATGGTCGTAAGTATTCTCAGTTGATTTCTGAGAATGCAATCCGAAAGGAGCGAGAAGCAGATAATATTTCACACATAAAACTGCTTGTTGAGCCAGCCCACATGATTCTGCAAGTGATCCTTGCGTTCGACTCGGATCTTCATAGAGTTATGCCTGCAATTGTTTTCGTTTTTGGCTGCCCAGAAAGAGACTTGTCTTCAACGCTAATATCACTTTCCTCAGAACGTCTAAAGCATTATCTAGTGATTTTTTATCACTTGGAACATTGCCACCATTATCTTTCACACTCATTAGATGCATTTCACTTTAACCTCtatttattccaattaaaaCCTCCCGTAAACGCTGTTTAGTTAACACATAATCTAACATATTCAACAGTCAACTAATATGAACTCTCAAAAGTTTTCTTCTTCGTGAGTCAATATTAAACCTGGCTTCAACCTTAGGGCCTTCAGTACCCAGCTATGCAGAACTTGGTGAGCAATTGGGCTCCTCCAcaagaaaaaggaaaatttaTAGCTTGTATGATGGGAAACACCTTCGGTTCCGTCATAACCATGCCTTCAGCGAGCATGGTCATCGAACAGCTGGGATGGGAGTGGTCTTTCTACCTGTTATCACCTGTAGTGGTGGTATTTGTTATCGCCATGTATCTTTTGGTGGCCGACCATCCACGAAACTACAGATGGATAAGGCAGGAAGAGCTCGAGTTTATCGAAGCTTCACATGGCACCTCAGTGAACacacagaaaaaaaaagtgagttttcttTAGAACTACATCGCGGATATCTGGTATTAAACTAACTACTGCGTTTCTGCCAGATGGTAATCAACGTCCAAATGGCTTCTTAAGACTGATTTGGCCTAAGGGAAATGAAAACTAGCTCATCTTGGCCTTGAATTGTCGCCAGATCTGAACCTTTCCACCTCGTCTTTTTCAGAAAAACCCTCCATATTGTAAGATGTTCCTTTCGTGCCCTTTCTACGCCCTGATAGCTGGTCAGTTTGGCAACCAATATATCCTGTTTTTGGCGTTGACCATCGTTCCCCAATACCTGAAGAGGGTCTTAGGCTTCAACCTAAAGGAATCGGCAGGTATAGCAGCGCTTCCACAGCTTTCCAGGTTGATCTCGGGGTTTATTTTCGGAGCAttgaacgattttttgatacagAGGGGCGTGCCGAAGAAATATTGTCGAAAAGGATTTACTTTATTCTGTGAGTACTCATCCCTGTGGTTCATCGAAGGGTTATTATGAATAACGAACCTTTTTTCGATCCTTATCCGATAAAATTTGGGTATTCTCACAGCTTTTTTCAGCTCACATACTAACTGGAGCTTCACTATGTCTATTCCTTGCGATTGGATCTAGTTCCCTTGCTGCTATATGTTTGCTGGTGATGATGATGGCTTTCAATGGTGCAGCAGTGGTTACCGTGCTGATGAACGCCCAGGATTTGGCTCCCAATTGGTCTGGTACGCTGTATGGAATCATGAACTTCTTTGGTGGTTGGGGTGGATTTGTTGCCCCCATTCTCGTGGAAAAATTAACGAGAGAGGTGATCGATCATGTTGTTTCTATTGAAATTGGAATCTGGCTTTATTTCTGCtcccttgaaatatttttctttgttatttttgtatttatcattatttttcagagGACTTTCTTGTTATGCCTTCTTCGCAGTCAATATTTGATCAATTCCTTCTTTGTTGTTACTGCTTGTTATTTTTATTCGATTAGTACCTCTTGATTTTCCTTTCTTCTATTCATAAATAGATTCAAGCCTTTTTTTTCGTTTTGCATATCCatttttcgttctttgtcctCAAATGAATACTCACTAAATACT
This genomic stretch from Coccinella septempunctata chromosome 7, icCocSept1.1, whole genome shotgun sequence harbors:
- the LOC123317177 gene encoding sialin-like, yielding MCRKIPSRAWLAMMLFWGTFVNYMFRSHYQISLLAMMAPRNNETVQDYGPRYDWSYEWEQQSISALFYGLTIISIPAGLFVTFFGPFNVLVWSSVIMAVLSGCVVVMAYYVGPGGVFAMRFFVGVMVGLQYPAMQNLVSNWAPPQEKGKFIACMMGNTFGSVITMPSASMVIEQLGWEWSFYLLSPVVVVFVIAMYLLVADHPRNYRWIRQEELEFIEASHGTSVNTQKKKKNPPYCKMFLSCPFYALIAGQFGNQYILFLALTIVPQYLKRVLGFNLKESAGIAALPQLSRLISGFIFGALNDFLIQRGVPKKYCRKGFTLFSHILTGASLCLFLAIGSSSLAAICLLVMMMAFNGAAVVTVLMNAQDLAPNWSGTLYGIMNFFGGWGGFVAPILVEKLTRENTIGQWAIVFTIGGAIGITTGIIFILFGSTEIQSWNLIEETTEEGGTAK